The following are encoded together in the Ralstonia insidiosa genome:
- a CDS encoding DUF2957 domain-containing protein — translation MQWRKWLVVLACAPMVTACGGGSGGDDPPAPVIQRLCPQVIDYNTVFTGGSGSGELVKVQLDTTKMTYQITYLASPIPVTTGTVAPTRDTAPNNVQSGTLTQETALPTEKLNQCAFRLNNASLDASRPARFFLGQGVLGGTIPGATIQFDGIVGVGKIPKTTFPYYPFISFSSTETDLTKIAGNYNQLGYHQVPSQNFSQQAVDARFTINADGTYTECDNLGVKNGGACLTSSATVNQKLTLRADSSAFTTANYQPQVPATLSSLDPSKAGKGVLIVGKLYNQLVPIFIRVGAANSNLTAGPPVADDESGISFLAPTTNIAQGSQDGEYTGVDSTFNYRATALVGAQATMLDPFNASQVALTRPLNLDFTQSVPGVIRTTQTSAPAGSAPTGKLIFTGKTFGFLDMSDTKNPYFTVGAFVQ, via the coding sequence CCGCAGGTGATCGACTACAACACCGTCTTCACGGGCGGCTCAGGTTCGGGCGAACTGGTGAAGGTGCAGCTCGATACGACGAAGATGACCTATCAGATCACGTATCTGGCGTCGCCGATTCCGGTGACGACGGGCACGGTGGCGCCCACACGTGACACCGCTCCCAACAACGTGCAGAGCGGCACGCTGACGCAGGAAACCGCACTGCCGACCGAGAAGCTGAACCAGTGCGCGTTCCGCCTGAACAACGCGAGCCTCGATGCAAGCCGGCCGGCGCGTTTCTTCCTGGGGCAAGGTGTGCTGGGTGGCACGATTCCGGGGGCGACGATCCAGTTCGACGGCATCGTCGGCGTTGGCAAGATCCCGAAGACCACGTTCCCGTACTACCCGTTCATCAGCTTCTCGAGCACCGAGACGGATCTGACCAAGATCGCGGGCAACTACAACCAGCTGGGCTACCACCAGGTGCCGTCGCAGAACTTCTCGCAACAGGCAGTCGATGCGCGCTTCACCATCAACGCGGACGGCACCTACACCGAGTGCGACAACCTGGGCGTGAAGAACGGCGGCGCGTGCCTGACATCCAGCGCGACGGTCAACCAGAAGCTCACGCTGCGTGCCGACTCCTCGGCCTTTACCACGGCGAATTATCAGCCGCAGGTGCCGGCCACGTTGTCGTCGCTCGATCCAAGCAAGGCCGGCAAGGGAGTGCTGATCGTGGGCAAGCTGTACAACCAGCTCGTGCCGATCTTCATCCGCGTGGGGGCGGCCAACTCGAATCTGACTGCTGGCCCGCCGGTGGCAGACGACGAGTCCGGCATTTCGTTCCTGGCGCCGACCACCAACATTGCGCAGGGTTCGCAAGACGGCGAGTACACGGGCGTGGACAGCACGTTCAACTACCGCGCCACCGCGCTGGTGGGTGCACAGGCCACGATGCTCGATCCGTTCAATGCGTCGCAGGTCGCGCTCACCCGCCCGCTGAATCTGGATTTCACGCAGTCCGTACCCGGCGTGATCCGCACCACGCAGACAAGCGCACCGGCTGGCTCGGCCCCGACCGGCAAGCTGATCTTCACCGGCAAGACCTTCGGCTTCCTGGATATGAGCGACACGAAGAACCCCTACTTCACCGTGGGCGCCTTCGTGCAGTGA
- a CDS encoding OmpW/AlkL family protein — protein sequence MKKLTVALVVACASAGAMAQQAGDNVATVGWFHIMPQDSSNNLTTSVINAPINDPLRLPGSFTSPNSGLRVSNANTLGLTLTHFFTDNIALTTIAGVPPEFKLTGHGVIRAPGPAGALGHVDLDDPSNQPAVRKARQWSPGVILQWYFGHAQSKFRPFVGVGVVYSFFTNIELNPNFSAAVNRELGSVLAAGAGKPGPTYVEGKSSASWSAIFNLGASYAITDRWALTATVSYLPLKTEAATVIKAADGSTLATTKTTLKANPIITFVGVSYKF from the coding sequence ATGAAGAAACTGACTGTCGCATTGGTGGTGGCCTGCGCATCCGCAGGTGCCATGGCGCAGCAGGCGGGTGACAACGTGGCCACGGTGGGTTGGTTCCACATCATGCCGCAGGACTCGAGCAACAACCTGACCACCAGCGTGATCAACGCGCCGATCAATGATCCGCTGCGCTTGCCGGGCAGCTTCACGTCGCCCAACAGCGGGCTGCGTGTAAGCAACGCCAACACGCTGGGCCTCACCCTCACGCATTTCTTTACCGACAACATTGCGCTGACCACCATTGCCGGCGTGCCGCCCGAGTTCAAGCTGACCGGGCACGGCGTGATTCGCGCGCCTGGGCCGGCGGGTGCACTTGGCCACGTCGATCTGGATGACCCGTCCAACCAGCCCGCGGTGCGCAAGGCGCGGCAGTGGAGCCCCGGGGTCATCCTGCAGTGGTACTTCGGGCACGCGCAGTCGAAGTTCCGCCCGTTCGTGGGCGTGGGGGTGGTCTACAGCTTCTTCACCAATATCGAGCTGAACCCGAACTTCTCGGCAGCGGTGAACCGTGAGCTGGGCAGCGTGCTGGCGGCGGGGGCCGGCAAGCCCGGGCCGACGTATGTGGAGGGGAAATCGTCGGCGTCCTGGTCGGCCATCTTCAATCTGGGCGCGAGCTATGCCATCACCGATCGCTGGGCATTGACGGCCACGGTGTCATACCTGCCGCTCAAGACGGAAGCCGCCACCGTGATCAAGGCAGCGGACGGCTCTACGCTGGCCACCACCAAGACCACGCTCAAGGCCAATCCGATCATCACGTTCGTTGGGGTGTCGTACAAGTTTTAG
- a CDS encoding MBL fold metallo-hydrolase produces the protein MRLLTSAAVAITLATSIGFTHAQTAAPTPTATQQRAQVPGYYRMALGDDVVTALYDGYIDLPAKTLVGMSAQSVQSLLARMFVSSTPGMQTAVNGYLIDTGSQRILVDTGSGTCFGPTMGGLAGNVRASGYQSEQIDAVLLTHLHPDHACGLLTPQGQPTYPNAQVYVAAPEADFWLSEAVAAAKPKDMQPFFKMARDSVAPYAAVGKLKQFKPGDEVIPGVRSVLANGHTPGHSGYLFASKGKSLLVWGDIVHSHAVQFLHPEVAFEYDVDQKQAVASRRKLFAEAAQDKLWVAGAHLPFPGLGHVRRDGKAFAWVPIEYGPLRTDRAD, from the coding sequence ATGCGTTTGCTCACCTCTGCCGCAGTGGCCATCACATTGGCCACGTCCATCGGATTCACCCACGCCCAGACTGCTGCCCCCACGCCTACCGCCACGCAACAACGCGCCCAAGTGCCCGGCTACTACCGCATGGCCCTGGGCGATGACGTTGTCACCGCGCTCTACGACGGCTACATCGATCTGCCGGCCAAGACGCTGGTAGGCATGAGTGCGCAATCGGTGCAGAGCCTGCTGGCGCGGATGTTCGTGTCGAGCACGCCGGGCATGCAGACGGCGGTGAACGGCTATCTGATTGATACGGGCAGCCAGCGCATCTTGGTCGATACCGGGTCGGGCACATGCTTTGGCCCAACCATGGGTGGCTTGGCCGGCAACGTGCGCGCGTCGGGCTATCAGTCCGAGCAGATCGACGCCGTGCTGCTGACCCATCTGCACCCGGATCACGCCTGTGGTTTGTTGACGCCGCAAGGGCAACCCACTTACCCGAACGCGCAGGTCTACGTGGCGGCACCGGAAGCGGATTTCTGGCTGAGTGAGGCGGTTGCCGCCGCCAAGCCGAAGGACATGCAACCGTTCTTCAAGATGGCGCGCGACTCTGTGGCACCGTATGCGGCGGTTGGCAAGCTCAAGCAGTTCAAGCCGGGCGATGAGGTCATCCCGGGCGTGCGCTCTGTACTCGCTAACGGCCACACGCCCGGGCACAGCGGCTACCTCTTTGCATCGAAGGGCAAGAGCTTGCTGGTGTGGGGCGACATCGTCCACAGCCACGCCGTGCAGTTCTTGCATCCCGAGGTTGCATTTGAATATGACGTCGACCAGAAGCAGGCTGTGGCATCGCGTCGCAAGCTGTTTGCCGAAGCGGCGCAGGACAAGCTCTGGGTGGCCGGTGCGCATCTGCCGTTCCCGGGCCTGGGCCACGTGCGCCGCGACGGCAAGGCGTTTGCATGGGTGCCGATCGAGTACGGCCCGCTGCGCACCGACCGCGCAGACTGA
- a CDS encoding branched-chain amino acid ABC transporter substrate-binding protein: MSALTRFARPLSALASAATLLCAPLAHAADPAPIKVAFIDQLSGPLSNVGEQFLANLKLGIDDANAQPQGVLNGARYELTTYDNKLSAQDSLSALQSAIDAGAKIIFTGGSGSSVVAAMVDAATKHNERNPDKRVLIINYASIDPDLTGAHCSFWHFATEANTAMKMRALADFVKTQPDIRKVYSLNQDYAHGRLWASLGKQMISAARPDVQFTGETLHPIGKVKDFAPYVSKAKASGADTLLTGNWGQDLNLLIKADGDMGYDVRYLNHSGAGAPGTVLAVSQAKIGKVTWVSEWTPANGSAPLMQMDARVRQTPAGEHFAPRTVLSVELVTDAIRKANSTDPLKIALALEGMQKQSFLGDVTMRKSDHQLLLPQVVSTIAPVDGKTVKVGYDGTQWGHKTESTTAAKDLDLPTTCKMKRPAGV, from the coding sequence ATGTCCGCATTGACCCGCTTTGCCCGTCCGCTGTCCGCGCTGGCCAGCGCGGCCACGTTGCTCTGCGCACCGCTGGCACATGCTGCAGACCCGGCGCCGATCAAGGTGGCATTCATCGACCAGCTGAGCGGGCCGCTGTCGAATGTGGGCGAACAGTTCCTCGCCAACCTGAAACTCGGCATCGATGATGCCAACGCGCAGCCGCAAGGCGTGTTGAATGGCGCGCGCTACGAGTTGACGACCTACGACAACAAGCTGTCGGCGCAGGACAGCCTGTCGGCATTGCAAAGCGCCATCGATGCGGGTGCGAAGATCATCTTCACCGGCGGGTCGGGCTCGTCCGTGGTGGCGGCCATGGTGGACGCCGCCACCAAGCACAACGAGCGCAACCCGGACAAGCGCGTGCTGATCATCAACTACGCCTCGATCGACCCGGACCTGACCGGCGCGCACTGCAGCTTCTGGCATTTCGCCACCGAGGCCAACACGGCCATGAAGATGCGGGCGCTGGCCGACTTCGTGAAGACGCAGCCCGACATCCGCAAGGTCTATTCACTGAACCAGGACTACGCGCACGGTCGGTTGTGGGCGTCACTTGGCAAGCAGATGATCTCTGCTGCGCGGCCCGACGTGCAATTCACGGGGGAGACGCTGCACCCGATCGGCAAGGTGAAGGACTTCGCGCCCTACGTCTCGAAAGCCAAGGCGAGCGGCGCGGATACGCTGCTCACCGGCAACTGGGGGCAGGATCTGAACCTGCTCATCAAAGCCGATGGCGACATGGGCTACGACGTGCGCTATCTCAACCACAGCGGTGCGGGTGCGCCGGGCACCGTGCTGGCGGTGTCGCAGGCCAAGATCGGCAAGGTGACGTGGGTGTCCGAATGGACGCCCGCCAACGGTAGCGCGCCACTCATGCAGATGGATGCGCGCGTGCGCCAGACACCCGCCGGCGAGCACTTCGCCCCGCGCACCGTGCTCTCCGTCGAACTCGTGACGGATGCCATCCGCAAGGCCAACTCCACCGACCCGCTCAAGATTGCACTGGCCCTGGAAGGCATGCAGAAGCAGAGCTTCCTGGGCGACGTCACGATGCGCAAGAGCGACCACCAGTTGCTGCTGCCGCAAGTGGTATCGACGATCGCGCCAGTGGACGGCAAGACCGTCAAGGTCGGCTACGACGGTACTCAGTGGGGCCACAAGACCGAAAGCACGACCGCCGCCAAAGACTTGGACCTGCCGACCACTTGCAAGATGAAGCGGCCGGCAGGCGTATGA
- a CDS encoding acetyl-CoA carboxylase family protein, with protein sequence MTFRKLLIANRGEIAIRIARAAATVGLPSVAIYSEDDRDALHVLRADEAVPLPGNGPRAYLDGEAILAAARAVGADAIHPGYGFLSENAAFARRCAEAGVQFIGPAPHVLDLFGDKARARALAHEAGIPIVNGTRGATSLEDAQAFFAALPPSHGMMIKAVAGGGGRGMRAVHDALAIPEAYARCVSEATAAFGSGDVYVEALVPAPRHIEIQIIADAQGNVAHLGERECSLQRRHQKLIEIAPSPALDDALRTRIADAAVTLAKAAGYCGIGTFEFLVEGAGTPHATFYFMEANPRVQVEHTVTEMVTGVDLVVTQLALAQGASLAELGLDQSIAPRGHAVQVRINAETLDASGQPHPSTGTLTAFEPPNGPGVRVDTCGYAGYRPNPRFDSLLAKLIVHAPRGTYAQTLAQTYRALCEFRIEGLVTNKRLLQDLLSDARVQTNAVHTQFLDQRLAELVSASDGAHRTLHASAAAATGGEVAPGESLINELPDDAELLTAPMDGALIQLNAQPGDTVARGQVLAVIEAMKMEHVVLAPTSGQVLQVCAQPGATVREGQPLMALLPSDAEHHAESTDTEIDLDHIRPDLQAVIDRHAFGLDANRPDAVARRRKTGQRTARENIAHLCDADSFIEYGALAIAAQRQRRALDDLIRATPADGIITGIGTVNGTHFPDQEARCMVLAYDYTVLAGTQGTFNHKKTDRALELAQQWKLPVVLFAEGGGGRPGDTEKRGVSGLDCPTFIHFARLSGLVPTVGIVSGRCFAGNAALLGCADVIIATRDATIGMGGPAMIEGGGLGVYAPEEVGPVSMQAPNGVIDVLVEDEAEAVDAARRYLSYFQGPLPHWDASDARHLRHVIPENRMRSYDMRAVIEALADTGSVLELRQAFGVGIITALIRIEGRAFGCIANNPRHLGGAIDSAAADKASRFMQLCNAFDLPIVSLCDTPGFMVGPEAEKTATVRHVSRMFVTAGNLRVPFFTVVLRKGYGLGAMAMAAGGFHAPFFTASWPSGEFGGMGIEGAIRLGYRKELEAVEDPAEREVLFRKMVDAAYEEGRALNIASYLEIDAVIDPADTRRWLLRGLQSAPPAQPRHTRDPATRRFIDTW encoded by the coding sequence ATGACGTTTCGCAAACTGCTGATCGCCAATCGCGGCGAGATCGCCATTCGCATTGCCCGCGCCGCTGCTACGGTGGGCTTGCCCTCGGTAGCAATCTATTCCGAAGACGACCGCGATGCCTTGCATGTACTCCGCGCAGATGAAGCTGTGCCCCTGCCCGGCAATGGCCCACGCGCGTATCTCGATGGGGAAGCCATCCTCGCCGCCGCACGCGCCGTGGGCGCCGACGCCATCCACCCCGGTTACGGATTCCTGAGCGAGAACGCCGCCTTTGCGCGTCGGTGTGCAGAGGCGGGCGTGCAGTTCATCGGGCCAGCGCCGCACGTGCTTGATCTCTTCGGCGACAAGGCACGCGCACGTGCGCTCGCCCACGAAGCTGGTATCCCCATCGTCAACGGCACGCGAGGCGCGACTTCGCTCGAAGATGCGCAAGCATTCTTCGCTGCGCTGCCGCCCTCTCACGGCATGATGATCAAGGCCGTGGCCGGCGGCGGTGGGCGCGGCATGCGCGCCGTGCACGATGCGCTGGCGATTCCCGAGGCCTACGCACGCTGCGTATCGGAAGCCACCGCCGCGTTCGGCAGCGGCGATGTCTACGTCGAAGCGCTGGTGCCCGCACCGCGCCACATCGAGATCCAGATCATTGCCGATGCGCAAGGCAACGTCGCGCACCTCGGCGAGCGCGAATGCAGCCTGCAGCGCCGTCACCAGAAGCTGATCGAGATTGCGCCCAGCCCCGCCTTGGACGATGCACTGCGTACGCGGATCGCCGATGCAGCGGTGACACTCGCCAAAGCGGCGGGCTACTGCGGCATCGGCACATTTGAGTTCCTCGTGGAAGGCGCCGGCACACCGCACGCCACGTTCTACTTCATGGAAGCCAACCCGCGCGTGCAGGTCGAACACACCGTCACGGAGATGGTGACGGGCGTCGATCTGGTGGTGACGCAACTGGCGCTGGCGCAAGGTGCGTCACTGGCGGAACTTGGGCTCGACCAGTCGATCGCGCCACGCGGCCATGCCGTGCAGGTGCGCATCAACGCTGAGACGCTCGATGCGTCTGGCCAGCCGCATCCTTCCACCGGCACGCTCACCGCGTTCGAGCCGCCCAACGGCCCCGGCGTGCGCGTCGACACCTGTGGCTACGCCGGCTACCGCCCCAACCCGCGTTTCGATTCGCTGCTCGCCAAGTTGATCGTGCATGCGCCGCGCGGCACCTATGCGCAAACCCTGGCCCAAACCTACCGCGCGTTGTGCGAGTTCCGCATCGAAGGATTGGTGACCAACAAGCGCCTGCTGCAAGACCTTCTGAGCGATGCCCGGGTGCAGACCAACGCCGTGCACACACAGTTTCTCGACCAGCGCCTGGCCGAGCTGGTGAGCGCCAGCGATGGCGCGCACCGTACGCTCCACGCATCGGCAGCCGCAGCCACTGGTGGCGAGGTTGCACCGGGCGAATCACTCATCAACGAGTTGCCTGACGATGCTGAACTGCTGACCGCACCGATGGACGGCGCCCTGATCCAGCTCAACGCCCAACCCGGCGACACCGTGGCGCGCGGGCAAGTGCTGGCCGTGATTGAAGCGATGAAGATGGAGCATGTGGTGCTCGCGCCCACTTCCGGACAAGTGCTGCAGGTGTGCGCACAGCCCGGCGCCACGGTGCGCGAAGGCCAGCCGCTGATGGCCCTGCTCCCGAGCGACGCAGAACACCACGCTGAATCCACCGACACCGAGATCGACCTGGACCACATTCGCCCCGACCTGCAAGCGGTCATCGACCGCCACGCATTCGGCCTTGACGCCAACCGCCCGGATGCCGTCGCACGACGCCGCAAGACCGGCCAGCGCACCGCACGTGAAAACATCGCGCACCTGTGCGACGCCGACTCCTTCATCGAATACGGCGCACTGGCCATCGCCGCACAACGCCAGCGGCGTGCGCTCGATGACTTGATCCGCGCAACACCTGCCGACGGCATCATCACCGGCATCGGCACCGTCAACGGCACGCACTTCCCCGATCAGGAGGCGCGCTGCATGGTGCTCGCCTACGACTACACCGTGCTGGCTGGCACGCAGGGCACCTTCAACCACAAAAAGACCGACCGCGCGCTGGAATTGGCGCAGCAATGGAAGTTGCCCGTCGTGCTGTTTGCCGAAGGCGGCGGCGGCCGGCCGGGCGATACCGAGAAGCGTGGCGTCAGCGGCCTGGACTGCCCGACCTTCATCCATTTCGCGCGCCTGTCGGGGCTCGTGCCGACCGTCGGTATCGTGTCGGGCCGCTGCTTTGCCGGCAATGCTGCACTGCTGGGTTGCGCCGACGTGATCATCGCCACGCGCGACGCGACCATCGGCATGGGCGGCCCCGCCATGATCGAGGGCGGCGGCCTGGGCGTGTACGCGCCCGAAGAAGTGGGCCCGGTCAGCATGCAGGCGCCCAACGGCGTGATCGACGTGCTGGTCGAAGACGAGGCCGAAGCCGTGGACGCCGCGCGCCGCTACCTGAGCTACTTCCAGGGGCCGCTCCCCCACTGGGACGCCAGCGACGCACGCCACCTGCGCCACGTCATTCCCGAAAACCGCATGCGCAGCTACGACATGCGTGCCGTGATCGAAGCCCTGGCTGATACCGGGTCGGTGTTGGAGCTGCGCCAGGCGTTTGGCGTGGGCATCATTACTGCGCTGATCCGCATCGAAGGCCGCGCGTTTGGCTGCATCGCCAACAACCCGCGGCATCTGGGCGGCGCCATCGATTCGGCCGCCGCCGACAAGGCGTCGCGCTTCATGCAACTGTGCAACGCGTTTGATCTGCCCATCGTCTCGCTGTGCGACACGCCGGGCTTCATGGTTGGCCCGGAGGCGGAGAAGACGGCCACCGTGCGCCATGTCAGCCGCATGTTCGTGACAGCCGGCAATCTGCGCGTGCCGTTTTTTACCGTCGTACTGCGCAAGGGCTACGGCCTGGGGGCGATGGCGATGGCTGCCGGCGGGTTCCATGCGCCGTTCTTCACGGCGTCGTGGCCGAGCGGCGAATTTGGCGGCATGGGCATCGAAGGCGCTATCCGCCTTGGTTATCGCAAAGAGTTGGAAGCGGTAGAAGACCCGGCCGAGCGCGAGGTGCTGTTCCGCAAGATGGTCGATGCGGCTTACGAGGAAGGCCGCGCGCTCAACATCGCCAGCTATCTGGAGATCGACGCCGTGATCGACCCGGCCGATACGCGCCGCTGGCTGCTGCGTGGCCTGCAATCGGCACCGCCTGCGCAACCGCGCCACACGCGCGATCCGGCCACGCGCCGCTTCATCGACACCTGGTAG
- a CDS encoding AMP-binding protein → MDEPEYLGRVRALWARAWPVDTPREPHYPVGRAPLTDYLRHWARTTPDKPAIHFYGHDTTFAQLDDLSDRFAALLAQHGIGAGDRVAVFLSNCPQFNAVFFGILKLGAVYVPISPLSQRAELMHALTDATPRAIVVLDRLMPLVREVRAETSLEHIFVTRYADVLPAQPTLPLPAMLTEPPLDCADAIDLMPALAKTTPISLPPASLDAVAALNYTGGTTGLPKGCIHTQGDMVDMAAAFSAVSLRANADTVMLSFYPQFWIAGENTGLIFPAFLGVPLVLLARWDAEAFMAGVQRYRVTNGSMLVDSAAEVMAHPRVHEYNLRSLRHTGVSSFVKKLNPEYRRAWRELTGSMMAESAWGMTETQTCNSFTVGMQDDDFDLRSQPIFVGLPVPGTDFKICDFDTQALLPIGAEGELCVRTPTLLKGYWNKPEATAQTLRNGWFHTGDIGCIDEHGYVHYLGRRKEMLKVNGMSVFPAEIEAMLGKHPAILGSAVVGRADEQRGQRPVAFVMLRPEAIGTLDDVTLTNWCRENMAVYKVPIVRIVDALPLTATGKVRKQDLAPLAEQL, encoded by the coding sequence ATGGACGAGCCCGAGTATCTCGGCCGCGTTCGCGCGCTCTGGGCGCGCGCATGGCCGGTCGATACCCCCCGCGAGCCCCACTATCCCGTAGGGCGCGCGCCCCTCACCGACTACCTGCGCCATTGGGCGCGCACCACGCCAGACAAGCCAGCCATCCACTTCTACGGGCACGACACCACGTTCGCCCAGTTAGATGATCTGTCCGACCGCTTTGCTGCCCTGCTCGCCCAACACGGCATTGGCGCGGGTGACCGGGTGGCAGTGTTCCTGTCGAACTGTCCGCAGTTCAACGCGGTGTTCTTTGGCATCCTGAAGCTGGGTGCGGTGTATGTGCCGATCAGTCCGCTGTCGCAGCGTGCCGAGTTGATGCATGCGCTTACCGATGCGACGCCGCGCGCCATCGTTGTGCTGGATCGGCTGATGCCGCTGGTGCGTGAGGTGCGCGCCGAAACATCGCTCGAGCACATCTTCGTCACGCGCTATGCGGACGTCCTCCCTGCGCAACCGACGCTGCCGCTTCCGGCGATGCTCACCGAGCCGCCGCTCGACTGCGCAGATGCCATCGACCTGATGCCTGCCCTGGCGAAGACGACGCCGATCTCGCTGCCGCCTGCCTCGCTCGATGCTGTTGCCGCACTCAACTACACCGGCGGCACAACCGGCCTGCCCAAGGGCTGCATCCACACGCAAGGCGATATGGTGGACATGGCCGCCGCGTTCTCGGCCGTATCGTTGCGCGCCAATGCCGACACGGTCATGCTCAGTTTCTACCCGCAGTTCTGGATTGCCGGCGAGAACACCGGGTTGATCTTCCCTGCGTTCCTCGGCGTGCCGCTGGTGCTGCTTGCGCGCTGGGATGCGGAGGCCTTCATGGCCGGCGTGCAGCGCTATCGCGTGACGAACGGTTCAATGCTGGTCGACAGCGCGGCCGAGGTGATGGCGCACCCGCGTGTGCACGAATACAACCTGCGCTCGCTGCGGCATACCGGCGTGTCGTCGTTCGTGAAGAAGCTGAACCCCGAATACCGCCGCGCGTGGCGCGAACTGACCGGCTCGATGATGGCCGAGAGCGCCTGGGGCATGACCGAAACGCAGACCTGCAACAGCTTCACGGTCGGCATGCAGGATGATGATTTCGACCTGCGCTCGCAGCCGATCTTCGTGGGCCTGCCGGTGCCGGGCACCGACTTCAAGATCTGCGATTTCGACACGCAAGCGCTGTTGCCGATCGGCGCCGAAGGCGAACTGTGCGTGCGCACACCCACGCTGCTCAAGGGTTACTGGAACAAACCAGAAGCCACCGCGCAGACCTTACGCAATGGCTGGTTCCACACCGGCGACATCGGCTGCATCGACGAGCACGGCTACGTCCACTACCTCGGCCGCCGCAAGGAGATGCTCAAGGTCAACGGCATGAGCGTGTTCCCGGCGGAGATCGAAGCGATGCTCGGCAAGCACCCCGCCATCCTCGGTTCCGCCGTGGTGGGCCGTGCCGATGAACAACGCGGTCAACGCCCCGTCGCCTTCGTGATGCTGCGCCCCGAGGCCATCGGCACGCTGGACGATGTCACGCTCACCAACTGGTGCCGCGAGAACATGGCCGTCTACAAGGTGCCCATCGTGCGCATCGTCGATGCGCTACCGCTCACGGCCACCGGCAAGGTGCGCAAGCAGGATCTCGCACCGCTCGCAGAACAGCTCTAA
- a CDS encoding TetR/AcrR family transcriptional regulator, whose translation MSIVRKSAVSDVQPSAETEAPEAPPATAPTAPPAPVTRPHIAERQEARRRQILDTAAQLFFTKGYAGMTMSDLCSALGVTKPAVYYYFTDKYEIFDILCREAAQICLSAIRETADPALPVRERLQACLLEMARRCIDCHYAAALTYRDRQYLRPETVEWLHGMSRGYYRDLYALLDEGKRAGVFDFGDARVAAHSMGGVMGFMYTWHDPSRIDAHVLAHELSSAMMKIILPAAPSPATTPAS comes from the coding sequence ATGTCCATCGTCCGCAAATCTGCTGTTTCCGACGTGCAACCGTCTGCTGAAACCGAGGCTCCTGAGGCACCTCCGGCCACTGCGCCCACTGCGCCCCCTGCGCCTGTCACGCGCCCGCATATCGCCGAGCGCCAGGAGGCGCGCCGCCGGCAGATTCTCGACACTGCCGCCCAGCTCTTCTTCACCAAGGGCTATGCCGGCATGACGATGAGTGACCTGTGCTCCGCATTGGGTGTGACCAAGCCTGCGGTGTACTACTACTTCACCGACAAGTACGAGATCTTCGACATCCTCTGCCGCGAGGCCGCGCAGATCTGCCTGTCGGCCATCCGCGAGACGGCCGACCCGGCGCTGCCGGTGCGGGAGCGCCTGCAAGCCTGCTTGCTTGAGATGGCGCGCCGCTGCATCGACTGCCACTACGCTGCCGCACTCACGTACCGCGACCGCCAATATCTGCGCCCCGAAACCGTGGAGTGGCTGCACGGCATGTCGCGTGGCTACTACCGCGATCTGTATGCGCTGCTGGATGAAGGCAAGCGTGCCGGCGTGTTCGACTTTGGCGATGCGCGCGTCGCGGCGCACTCGATGGGCGGCGTGATGGGTTTCATGTACACATGGCACGACCCATCGCGTATCGACGCCCATGTGCTGGCGCACGAGCTGTCGAGCGCCATGATGAAGATCATCCTGCCGGCTGCCCCCAGCCCGGCAACTACGCCCGCGTCTTGA
- a CDS encoding MBL fold metallo-hydrolase → MVTTLYETPGHVCLMFSDLVDDHDDLPVQTNQFLIVDHGHGALIDPGGQMTYNALYLAMNSYFPPKQLDYVLASHADPDIVASAGRWLTSSSCDILISRVWERFLPHFCNVGKTEGRIVPIPDTGMAIPLGQSHLLAVPAHFLHSEGNFQFYDPESRILFSGDLGASMVHANVAAKPVEDFDAHLPLMAPFHRRYMSGNRVCRLWAQMVRGLDIEWIVPQHGQAFRGKAMVNRFIDWVETLDCGIDLMTPEIFRLPAMPKTPAGATLKTRA, encoded by the coding sequence ATGGTGACCACGCTTTATGAAACGCCCGGGCATGTCTGCCTGATGTTTTCCGACCTGGTGGATGATCACGATGACCTGCCAGTGCAGACCAACCAGTTCCTCATCGTCGATCACGGCCACGGCGCACTGATCGACCCGGGTGGCCAGATGACGTACAACGCGCTCTATCTGGCGATGAACAGCTACTTTCCGCCCAAGCAGCTCGATTACGTGCTCGCTTCGCACGCAGACCCGGATATCGTCGCCTCCGCCGGACGCTGGCTCACGAGCTCCAGTTGCGACATCTTGATCTCGCGCGTGTGGGAGCGCTTTCTGCCGCACTTCTGCAACGTAGGCAAGACCGAAGGCCGCATCGTGCCGATTCCGGACACGGGCATGGCGATTCCGCTGGGGCAATCGCATCTGCTGGCAGTGCCGGCGCATTTCCTGCACTCGGAGGGCAACTTCCAGTTCTACGATCCGGAATCGCGGATTCTCTTTTCGGGCGACCTGGGCGCATCGATGGTGCACGCCAACGTGGCGGCCAAGCCGGTGGAGGACTTTGACGCGCACCTGCCACTGATGGCGCCCTTCCACCGCCGCTACATGAGCGGCAACCGAGTCTGCCGGCTGTGGGCGCAGATGGTGCGCGGGCTGGACATCGAATGGATCGTGCCGCAGCACGGTCAAGCCTTCCGCGGGAAGGCCATGGTCAACCGATTCATCGATTGGGTGGAAACGCTCGATTGCGGCATCGACCTGATGACGCCAGAGATCTTCCGCCTGCCCGCCATGCCGAAAACACCGGCGGGCGCAACGCTCAAGACGCGGGCGTAG